One Archangium violaceum genomic window, TATCCATCGGTTGGCAGGTCACGGGCACAAGGTTCAGCTCTCATCCCCCGGTACGCATTGTCCTCCAGGACAGGACGCGCCGGGTTGGTGGACGCTCAACCACCCGAGCGGTGTCAGGGCGCGAGTTGAAGGCTCTCGCCCCAGCCATTTCACCGCTTCCACCGCCGCCCGCGCCCTGACGGCCGCATCCGCCGGGATGCTCCGCGACCGGGCGGGGAAGGCACCCACACTGCTCATCCACACGCGGTGCCTACTCTTGCCGCATGGGTAGCCAGGACTCGACGCGTGCGGCAAACACTTCCGCTGTACCGGGGGCCACTGTACCGGAGGCCACACCCGTTCCCTCCCCCTGGGCGGGAGCGAAGGAGGATGGGGGCACCGAGGCGCGTGGTTACCCACGCCCGCAGCTGAGGCGCGCGGCCTGGTGCCCGCTCAATGGACGATGGGACTTCGCGCTGGATCCGCTCGGGCGGTGGTCGGTCCCGGCCGAGGTGGGCTGGAACGCCCATATCCGCGTGCCCTTCGCTCCGGAGACGGAGCGCAGCGGCGTGGGGGACACCGGCTTCTATCGCGCGTGCTGGTACCGCCGCACCTTCGAGCCGCCCACGATGGGTCCGCAGGAGCGCCTGGTGCTGCACTTCGGGGCGGTGGACCACACGGCCACCGTCTGGGTCAACGGCTCGCGCTGCGCCCACCACGAGGGCGGCTACGTGCCCTTCAAGGTCGACATCACCGACCTGCTCCACCGCGACGGTCCCCAGGAGATCGTCGTGCGCGCGGAGGACGACCCGGCCGATCTCGCCAAGCCGCGAGGCAAGCAGGACTGGCAGCTCCAGCCCCACTCCATCTGGTACCCGCGCACCACCGGCATCTGGCAGACGGTGTGGCTCGAGCGCGTCCCCGTCACCCGTATCGAGAGCCTGCGCTGGACGCCCAACCTCGCGCGCTGGGAGCTGGGGCTCGAGGTCCACATCGAGGGGACGCGGCCCGAGGGGCTGCGGTTGGACGTGCGGCTGAGCGTGGGAGACACGCTGCTCGCCCAGGACTCGTACACGGTGGTGCTGGGCGAGGTGTACCGCCGCATCGCCCTCTCGGATCCGGGCATCGACGACTTCCGCAACGAGCTGCTGTGGAGTCCCTCCTCGCCCACGCTCATCAAAGCCCGGCTCGAGCTGCGCGACGCCAACGGCCAGTTGCTCGACGCGGTGGACAGCTACACGGCGCTGCGCTCCGTCTCGGTACAGGGCGACCGCTTCGTGCTCAACGGACGCCCCTACCCGCTGCGGCTGGTGCTCGACCAGGGCTACTGGGATGGCACCGGCATCACCGCGCCGGATGACGCGGCGCTCCGGCGCGACGTGGAGCTCGCCCGGGCCATGGGCTTCAACGGCGTGCGCAAGCACCAGAAGATCGAGGATCCGCGCTACCTCTACTGGGCGGACCGCCTGGGGCTCATCGTCTGGGAGGAGATGCCCAGCGCCTACCGCTTCACCCGCCAGTCCGTCGAGCGGCTCACGCGCGAGTGGTTCGAGGTGCTCGCGCGCGACTACAGCCACCCGTGCATCGTGGCGTGGGTGCCGCTCAACGAGTCCTGGGGCGTGCCCAACCTGCCCGACAACGCCGCCGAGCGGCACTACGTGCAGGCGCTCTTCCATCTCACCCGCACGTTGGATCCGATACGCCCGGTCATCGGCAACGACGGTTGGGAGAGCGTGGCCACCGACATCATCGGCATCCACGACTACGACTCGGACCCCGCGGAGATCGGCAAACGCTACCACTCGCACGAGGTGCGCCCGCACCTGTTCCGGCGCGAGCGCCCGGGTGGGCGGGTGATCATCCTGTCGGATCATCCTCATGCCGATCATCCCATCGTGCTCTCCGAGTTCGGCGGCATCTCGATGGCGAGGGGCGACCAGCGGGAGTGGGGCTACACCCAGTGCAAGGGGCCGGACGAACTGGAGAGCCGCTACACCGCGCTGCTCGAGGTGGTGCGCTCGCTCGATCTGTTCGCGGGCTTCTGTTACACGCAGTTCGCCGACACGTACCAGGAGGCGAACGGGCTGCTCTACTCGGACCGCACGCCCAAGTTCCCCCTGGAGCGGATAGCGGAGGCCACGCGAGGCCCGCGCTTCTTCAGCGACATTCCCATGCCCCCCGCCCCCTCCGGGAGACCCCGCCCCACGACCGAAACGGGCGAGCCCGAGCCCGCGGGGGCCTGAGCCACGAGAGGAACGGCCATGCGAGCCCCCCAGGATGATGCCCCCCAGTTCGAAGCGCTCTTCGGCCGGCCACCGAAGGTACGGGCCCAGGCACCCGGGCGGGTGAACCTCATTGGCGAGCACACCGACTACAACGGTGGCTTCGTGCTGCCCATGGCCATTCCCCAGCAGACCGAGGTGGTGCTGGCCCCGCGCGAGGACCAACAGGTGCGCGCCTTCAGCGCCAACCTCGGAGCCTCCGGGAAGGTGGACACGTACGAGCTGGGACAGGAGAAGGCCGGTAGGGGCTGGCTCGACTACGTGCAGGGCGTCACCCGCGTGCTGCACGACGAGGGCCATGCGCTCGGAGGCTTCGACCTGTGGCTGCGCTCGGACGTACCGCTCGGCAGTGGCCTGTCCTCGAGCGCCGCCCTCGAGGTGGCGCTCCTGCGCGGCCTGCGGGAGTGCTTCGGGCTGAAGCTGGATGACGTGCGCGTCGCGCTGCTGGGCCAGAAGGTGGAGTGCGACTTCGTCGGCGCGCCGGTGGGCGTGATGGACCAGATGGCCTCCAGCCTCGCGCACGGGGGCGCGGCGCTCTTCCTGGATACGCGCAG contains:
- the galK gene encoding galactokinase; amino-acid sequence: MRAPQDDAPQFEALFGRPPKVRAQAPGRVNLIGEHTDYNGGFVLPMAIPQQTEVVLAPREDQQVRAFSANLGASGKVDTYELGQEKAGRGWLDYVQGVTRVLHDEGHALGGFDLWLRSDVPLGSGLSSSAALEVALLRGLRECFGLKLDDVRVALLGQKVECDFVGAPVGVMDQMASSLAHGGAALFLDTRSLQYERVPLPAQVEPIVINSGVTHSHAGGDYRVRRAECERAAKLLGVEQLRDLPDAELPRALALPEPLGRRVRHVLTENARVLDTVRALRAGDLAALGPLLYASHASQRDDYEVSVPEIDLLVDLAREEPDVLGARLTGGGFGGSVVMLARTGKGAEAALRIATRYGERAPHKATVLVPQPAPSV
- a CDS encoding glycoside hydrolase family 2 protein — protein: MPFAPETERSGVGDTGFYRACWYRRTFEPPTMGPQERLVLHFGAVDHTATVWVNGSRCAHHEGGYVPFKVDITDLLHRDGPQEIVVRAEDDPADLAKPRGKQDWQLQPHSIWYPRTTGIWQTVWLERVPVTRIESLRWTPNLARWELGLEVHIEGTRPEGLRLDVRLSVGDTLLAQDSYTVVLGEVYRRIALSDPGIDDFRNELLWSPSSPTLIKARLELRDANGQLLDAVDSYTALRSVSVQGDRFVLNGRPYPLRLVLDQGYWDGTGITAPDDAALRRDVELARAMGFNGVRKHQKIEDPRYLYWADRLGLIVWEEMPSAYRFTRQSVERLTREWFEVLARDYSHPCIVAWVPLNESWGVPNLPDNAAERHYVQALFHLTRTLDPIRPVIGNDGWESVATDIIGIHDYDSDPAEIGKRYHSHEVRPHLFRRERPGGRVIILSDHPHADHPIVLSEFGGISMARGDQREWGYTQCKGPDELESRYTALLEVVRSLDLFAGFCYTQFADTYQEANGLLYSDRTPKFPLERIAEATRGPRFFSDIPMPPAPSGRPRPTTETGEPEPAGA